A stretch of Fusarium fujikuroi IMI 58289 draft genome, chromosome FFUJ_chr10 DNA encodes these proteins:
- a CDS encoding related to oxidoreductase, protein MSSRPFPPPNGMSSFWRSSPGSLDNHRSTKDLPSQCDILIIGAGYSGASLVTHMLAHPESKDKSIVVLEARQLCSGATGRNGGHIKPDVYNLCSKMASKHGINAGAEIAEFELANVDAVKNYVLANKVDCDLMITNAVDVQLSADHNAALKAGYDKFVNAGVSATKSAFYVDGKYAETVSGVKGAKGAFKYTTGHLWPYKLIHHMFADALKHKNFNLQTNTPATSISASPEADGSWSIITTRGAIKARKVIVATNAYTAALLPEYRDKIIPYRAICSRIVAPNPPLLADSYAIRFSPTDFDYLIPRPDGSIIVGGARSAYFRYTEDWYGSVDDTKVIERAKDYFEGYMQRHFHGWENSGAHTDRVWTGNIFPAVMGYSADGLPRIGRVPGRENMFIMGGFTGHGMPQVFLTAKGISRMVLEDLAFSETGIPRLFEESESRLTSDENFLKEMMDAQPSLAKM, encoded by the exons ATGTCGTCAAGACCATTCCCTCCACCCAACGGGATGAGCTCCTTTTGGCGCTCTTCCCCAGGATCGCTTGACAATCACCGATCAACGAAAGATTTACCCTCGCAATGCGacattctcatcattggAGCAGGATACTCTGGTGCTTCACTCGTGACGCATATGCTAGCGCACCCTGAGTCAAAGGACAAGTCAATCGTCGTCCTGGAAGCTCGGCAACTATGCTCTGGCGCGACAGGACGAAACG GAGGGCATATCAAGCCTGATGTGTACAACTTGTGCTCAAAAATGGCTTCCAAGCACGGTATCAACGCGGGAGCTGAGATTGCGGAGTTCGAGCTCGCCAATGTCGATGCTGTTAAGAATTATGTGCTTGCCAATAAGGTGGACTGCGATTTAATGATCACGAATGCTGTTGATGTGCAGCTATCGGCAGATCACAACGCGGCGCTTAAGGCTGGATATGATAAGTTTGTCAATGCTGGTGTGAGCGCGACAAAGAGCGCATTCTATGTCGATGGCAAGTATGCCGAAACA GTCTCAGGCGTGAAAGGCGCAAAGGGTGCTTTCAAGTATACCACCGGTCATCTCTGGCCTTACAAGCTGATTCACCACATGTTCGCCGACGCTCTGAAACACAAGAATTTCAACCTTCAAACCAACACTCCTGCTACATCGATTTCTGCTTCCCCAGAAGCTGACGGAAGTTGGAGTATCATAACAACTCGTGGCGCCATCAAGGCCCGTAAAGTCATTGTCGCCACTAACGCTTACACCGCCGCGCTTCTCCCCGAGTATCGCGACAAGATCATTCCCTACCGTGCCATCTGCAGCCGGATCGTTGCTCCCAATCCGCCGCTTTTGGCAGACTCTTATGCAATTCGATTTAGTCCCACGGACTTTGACTATCTTATCCCTCGGCCAGACGGCAGCATTATCGTTGGTGGCGCTAGATCGGCCTACTTCAGATATACAGAGGATTGGTACGGCAGCGTGGATGACACGAAGGTCATCGAAAGAGCGAAGGATTACTTTGAAGGGTATATGCAGCGACACTTCCATGGTTGGGAGAACAGCGGTGCACACACAGATCGAGTCTGGACTGGAA ATATCTTCCCTGCAGTCATGGGCTATTCAGCCGACGGACTTCCCCGCATCGGCCGTGTGCCCGGACGAGAAAACATGTTCATCATGGGCGGTTTCACCGGCCACGGAATGCCGCAAGTCTTCCTGACCGCCAAGGGAATCAGTCGGATGGTCCTGGAAGATCTAGCGTTTTCCGAGACCGGAATTCCTAGACTTTTCGAGGAGTCGGAATCGAGGTTAACGAGTGATGAGAATTttttgaaggagatgatggatgcgCAGCCAAGCCTCGCTAAGATGTAG